From Zavarzinella sp., one genomic window encodes:
- the cas1 gene encoding CRISPR-associated endonuclease Cas1 has translation MSDAHETELSPAVPDLIPARMLNEFTYCPRLAWLEYVQGEWEESPDTIDGDFVHRNADRADRRSFTPPDAPSTSVAKDRAEESDPFHARSIRLENPELGILAVVDVLEVDGDVATPIDYKRGEAPDLPTGAWDPERVQLCAQGLLLRAAGYTCTHGFIWFSASRRRVQIDFTEELVSLTQSQISQFREALRTNRMPLPLVDSPKCPRCSLVGICLPDETHLLAALPAENFTVEVPEVRPLRQLYAPNDNAKPVHIFEQGVKVGKTADRIKVENDGKKLAEIPINDIDQLCVFGNVQISTQALTELIDRQIPVCYFSYGGWFRGLSGGLPHKNIDLRIRQHAVAADSRQSLDIARTMIAGKIANCRTILRRNQDEKDQKILDSLANIIRLVERVGDINELLGMEGLAAREYFAQWGGLLKFDFDFTHRNRRPPRDPVNATLSFVYAMLTKELYVATTAVGLEPMLGFLHQPRYGRPSLALDLAEEFRPILADSITMTLFNTEELQGSHFLQRGEACTLTAAGKRVVSAAWERRLGTEVTHPMFGYKASYRRILAIQARLLARVLLGEIPVYHPFRTR, from the coding sequence ATGTCTGACGCTCACGAGACGGAACTTTCCCCTGCCGTGCCCGATTTGATTCCCGCACGGATGCTCAACGAATTTACTTACTGCCCGCGCCTGGCGTGGCTGGAATATGTCCAGGGGGAGTGGGAAGAAAGCCCCGATACTATTGATGGCGATTTTGTGCATCGCAATGCGGATCGCGCGGATCGGCGGTCGTTTACTCCGCCCGATGCACCCTCAACATCTGTAGCCAAAGACCGTGCGGAAGAAAGCGACCCTTTTCACGCACGTTCGATTCGCCTGGAGAATCCGGAACTGGGCATCCTGGCCGTGGTGGATGTTCTGGAAGTGGATGGCGATGTGGCGACGCCCATCGATTACAAACGTGGGGAGGCACCCGACCTGCCCACCGGTGCGTGGGATCCGGAACGGGTGCAGTTGTGTGCCCAGGGTTTGCTGCTGCGGGCCGCTGGCTATACCTGCACGCACGGGTTCATCTGGTTTTCAGCGTCGCGTCGGCGGGTGCAGATTGATTTCACGGAAGAGTTGGTTTCGCTGACCCAATCGCAGATTTCGCAATTTCGGGAGGCACTGAGGACGAACCGCATGCCGTTGCCGTTGGTGGATAGTCCGAAGTGTCCGCGGTGTTCGCTGGTGGGGATCTGTCTGCCGGATGAAACCCACCTGCTGGCGGCTTTGCCTGCGGAAAACTTTACGGTGGAAGTGCCGGAAGTTCGTCCGCTGCGTCAGTTATATGCACCCAACGACAATGCGAAGCCGGTGCACATTTTTGAACAGGGTGTGAAGGTAGGCAAAACGGCAGACCGCATCAAAGTGGAGAATGACGGCAAGAAACTGGCGGAAATTCCGATCAACGATATCGACCAGTTGTGCGTGTTCGGCAATGTGCAGATCAGCACGCAGGCGTTAACAGAATTGATCGATCGGCAGATTCCGGTGTGTTATTTTTCGTATGGCGGGTGGTTTCGAGGGTTGAGTGGTGGTTTGCCGCACAAAAATATCGATTTGCGGATTCGCCAGCACGCGGTTGCGGCCGATTCGCGGCAATCACTGGATATTGCCCGCACGATGATTGCTGGAAAGATTGCGAATTGTCGCACAATTCTGCGTCGGAATCAGGATGAGAAGGATCAGAAAATTCTGGATAGTCTGGCGAATATTATTCGGCTGGTGGAGCGTGTGGGCGATATTAATGAGTTGCTGGGGATGGAAGGACTGGCCGCACGCGAATATTTTGCCCAGTGGGGTGGGTTGTTGAAGTTCGATTTTGATTTTACGCACCGCAATCGTCGGCCACCGCGGGATCCGGTGAATGCGACGCTTTCGTTTGTCTACGCGATGCTGACAAAAGAGCTGTATGTGGCCACCACCGCAGTGGGTTTGGAGCCGATGTTGGGTTTTCTGCATCAGCCACGTTATGGCAGACCATCGCTGGCGTTGGATCTGGCGGAAGAATTTCGACCGATTCTGGCCGACTCTATAACCATGACGTTATTTAACACGGAAGAGTTGCAGGGTTCCCACTTTCTTCAGCGTGGGGAGGCATGCACGCTGACAGCGGCTGGCAAGCGAGTGGTTTCTGCGGCGTGGGAGCGTCGGCTGGGGACGGAAGTGACGCACCCGATGTTTGGGTATAAGGCGAGCTATCGGCGGATTCTGGCAATTCAGGCCCGACTGCTGGCAAGGGTGCTTTTGGGCGAGATTCCGGTGTATCATCCCTTTCGAACGCGGTAG